A genomic stretch from Prionailurus bengalensis isolate Pbe53 chromosome E2, Fcat_Pben_1.1_paternal_pri, whole genome shotgun sequence includes:
- the ZNF574 gene encoding zinc finger protein 574, with amino-acid sequence MTEESEETVLYIEHRYVCSECNQLYGSLEEVLMHQNSHVPQQHFELVGVADPGVTVAAEAASGTGLYQTLVQESQYQCLECGQLLMSPSQLLEHQELHLKMMAPQEAVPAEPPPKAPALSSSTIHYECVDCKALFASQELWLNHRQTHLRGTPTKPPAPVVLGSPVVLGPPVGQARVAVEHSYRKAEEGGEGAAVPSAAATTAEVVTEVELLLYKCSECSQLFQLPADFLEHQATHFPAPPPEAEEPALQQDTLTPSPAEVPASQPDPLPSSDHSYELRNGEAVGRDRRGRKARRNNSGEPGGTAAQELFCSACDQLFLSPHQLQQHLRSHREGVFKCPLCSRVFPSPSSLDQHLGDHSSESHFLCVDCGLAFGTEALLLAHRRAHTPNPLHSCPCGKTFVNLTKFLYHRRTHGAGGVPLPTTPVPPEEPVIGFPEPAAAETGDADAPEPPVTEESPGGPAAPGTYRCLLCSREFGKALQLTRHQRFVHRLERRHKCGICGKMFKKKSHVRNHLRTHTGERPFPCPDCSKPFNSPANLARHRLTHTGERPYRCGDCGKAFTQSSTLRQHRLVHAQHFPYRCQECGVRFHRPYRLLMHRYHHTGEYPYKCRECPRSFLLRRLLEVHQLVAHAGRQPHRCPSCGAAFPSSLRLREHRCAAAAAQAPRRFECGTCGKKVGSAARLQAHEAAHAAAGPGEVLAKEPPAPRAPRAARTPVAAPTALGGAAPAAPAAPARRRGLECSECKKLFSTETSLQVHRRIHTGERPYPCPDCGKAFRQSTHLKDHRRLHTGERPFACEVCGKAFAISMRLAEHRRIHTGERPYSCPDCGKSYRSFSNLWKHRKTHQQQHQAAVRQQLAEAEAAVGLAVMETAAEALPLVEAIEIYPLAEAEGVQISG; translated from the coding sequence ATGACTGAGGAGTCGGAGGAGACGGTCCTGTACATTGAGCACCGCTATGTCTGCTCTGAGTGCAACCAGCTGTATGGATCCCTGGAGGAGGTGCTCATGCACCAGAACTCCCATGTGCCTCAGCAGCACTTTGAGCTGGTGGGCGTGGCTGACCCTGGAGTCACTGTAGCCGCAGAGGCAGCTTCCGGCACGGGCCTCTATCAGACCCTGGTGCAGGAGAGCCAGTACCAGTGCCTAGAGTGCGGACAGCTGCTGATGTCGCCCAGCCAGCTCCTGGAGCACCAGGAGCTGCACCTGAAGATGATGGCTCCCCAGGAGGCAGTGCCAGCCGAGCCACCACCCAAGGCACCTGCCCTGAGCTCTAGTACCATCCACTACGAGTGTGTGGATTGCAAGGCTCTCTTCGCCAGCCAGGAGCTCTGGCTGAACCACCGGCAGACGCACCTCCGGGGCACTCCCACCAAGCCTCCGGCCCCGGTTGTCCTGGGGTCCCCGGTTGTCCTGGGGCCCCCTGTGGGCCAGGCCCGCGTGGCTGTGGAGCACTCATACCGCAAGGcagaagagggtggggagggggccgctGTCCCTTCTGCTGCTGCCACCACCGCTGAGGTGGTGACTGAGGTGGAGCTGCTCCTCTACAAATGCTCCGAGTGCTCCCAGCTCTTCCAGCTTCCGGCCGACTTCCTGGAACACCAGGCCACCCacttccctgctcctcccccggaGGCCGAGGAGCCTGCCTTGCAGCAGGACACCCTGACTCCGTCCCCTGCAGAGGTGCCCGCGTCTCAGCCTGATCCCCTGCCGTCCTCTGACCACAGTTACGAGCTGCGCAACGGTGAAGCCGTTGGGCGCGATCGCCGGGGGCGCAAGGCCCGCAGGAACAATAGCGGAGAGCCGGGCGGGACGGCCGCCCAGGAGCTCTTTTGCTCCGCCTGTGAccagctctttctctcccctcaccAGCTACAGCAGCACCTGCGGAGTCACCGGGAGGGCGTCTTTAAGTGCCCTCTGTGCAGTCGTGTGTTCCCCAGCCCTTCCAGTCTGGACCAGCACCTTGGAGACCACAGCAGCGAGTCTCACTTCCTGTGCGTGGACTGTGGCCTGGCCTTTGGCACCGAGGCCCTCCTCCTGGCCCACCGGCGAGCCCACACCCCGAATCCTCTGCATTCGTGTCCGTGTGGAAAGACGTTTGTCAACCTCACCAAGTTCCTGTATCATCGGCGTACgcacggggcggggggtgtcCCTCTGCCCACAACACCAGTCCCGCCAGAGGAGCCTGTCATTGGTTTCCCTGAGCCAGCCGCAGCAGAGACTGGAGACGCAGACGCCCCGGAGCCCCCTGTGACCGAAGAGAGCCCGGGAGGGCCCGCCGCCCCAGGCACCTACCGCTGCCTCCTGTGCAGCCGCGAATTTGGCAAGGCGTTGCAGCTGACCCGGCACCAGCGTTTCGTGCACCGCCTGGAACGGCGACACAAGTGTGGCATCTGCGGCAAGATGTTCAAGAAGAAGTCTCACGTGCGTAACCACCTGCGCACGCACACGGGCGAGCGGCCCTTCCCCTGCCCGGACTGCTCCAAGCCCTTCAACTCGCCCGCCAACCTGGCACGCCACCGGCTCACGCACACGGGGGAGCGGCCCTACCGGTGCGGGGACTGTGGCAAGGCTTTCACGCAGAGCTCCACCCTGAGGCAGCATCGCCTGGTGCACGCCCAGCACTTCCCCTACCGCTGCCAGGAGTGCGGGGTGCGTTTCCACCGCCCCTACCGCCTGCTCATGCACCGCTACCACCACACGGGCGAGTACCCCTACAAGTGTCGTGAGTGCCCCCGCTCCTTCTTGCTGCGCCGGCTGCTGGAGGTGCACCAGCTCGTGGCCCACGCTGGGCGCCAGCCCCACCGCTGCCCATCCTGCGGGGCCGCCTTCCCTTCCTCGCTGCGGCTCCGCGAGCACCGCTGCGCGGCTGCTGCCGCACAGGCCCCGCGGCGCTTCGAGTGCGGCACCTGCGGCAAGAAAGTGGGCTCGGCTGCCCGGTTGCAGGCGCACGAGGCGGCGCACGCGGCTGCCGGGCCCGGAGAGGTCCTGGCTAAGGAGCCCCCTGCCCCTCGGGCCCCTCGGGCCGCTCGCACGCCTGTGGCCGCCCCGACCGCCTTGGGGGGTGCGGCCCCTGCGGCCCCCGCGGCCCCGGCCCGACGCCGGGGCCTGGAGTGTAGCGAGTGTAAGAAGCTGTTCAGTACAGAGACGTCGTTGCAGGTACACCGGCGCATCCACACGGGCGAGCGGCCGTACCCGTGTCCGGACTGCGGCAAGGCCTTCCGCCAGAGCACCCACCTGAAGGACCACCGGCGCCTGCACACAGGCGAGCGGCCCTTTGCCTGCGAGGTGTGTGGCAAGGCCTTCGCCATCTCCATGCGCTTGGCAGAGCATCGCCGCATTCACACGGGTGAGCGGCCCTACTCGTGCCCAGACTGTGGCAAGAGCTACCGCTCCTTCTCCAACCTGTGGAAACACCGCAAGAcccaccagcagcagcatcagGCCGCCGTGCGCCAGCAGCTGGCAGAGGCGGAGGCTGCCGTGGGGCTGGCCGTCATGGAGACTGCGGCAGAGGCGCTGCCCCTGGTGGAGGCCATCGAGATCTACCCTCTGGCTGAGGCCGAGGGGGTCCAGATCAGCGGCTGA